From the genome of Vairimorpha necatrix chromosome 8, complete sequence:
ACATAGGACCACTAGGATTGGGAGTGATCTTTATCCAATTGATACAATGAGATCTACACATACCTAAAGTCTTAAAATAGCTTTTCCACCAAAAATTTTCGATTTATCAATTGGTCTGCGGCTCTTAAGAATACAATtccatttaaaaattatattgctTACAGAGGGCCTCACATCGGATATACTTAATGGTTAAGACTTTTATACAACGAGGAAAACATCggtacatgaccgtttgGAATCCGcattgaaatttaaaaaagggaaaaataaaaaaaaattgtaaaaaaagagacttagcaatttattttagattatATAAGAAGATGATTTATAGGTCGGTTTTTTCGATATTTATAAGACCAGAGAACAATAAAAGATACTCATAGTGTATGTCTTGATTTGTTTCATGTCTAGACTGCATATTTCTTGGGAACCCCCAAAATCTCTAATTTGTATGGTATTGTGTCTCGGGATcgataaaatttacaaattgaCGACAAATTCAAAGTCCTGTGATCCATACCAAGATTTGTCTAATGCGGCATCATATGCTACCATTGATAATGATCACAATCGAACTAGTGATACATATTGTATCGCCAAAAGTAGAATAGACACATTTTTACTAGGCACAGGACAAGTAAGGCAAACGCTAGTTCTGTAtcatacaattttttataaatgaatttatttatgtccatatttaaaaacactctctttttaacaaattttgtttttaccaattttgccatttttttatagaagtcctttcaaattttcaatGCGAGTTTATTCTCCCAAAGCAGTTTATTTTTCCAAAACAGGCTCCAAACGGCCATGtactaaaatatcattGCACTATATAAAAGGCAACTACAATAATCTTCATCTTCACAAGGTTTACTACACCGCCATATTAGCAGCCAGCACTTTATTCGACAGAATTGATATGTAACCCCACGATCACCGACCGCGTATTCAGATTCTATTAAAATACGGCTTAAAAAAACTCTTTCTATAATTCCTTTTTAGGTTATTATTTGGTTGGCTGCTCTCAAAGGTGCGTCGaccaaaaaattttacctCCCGTATACAGCTCATACTTTACGTACAGATAACTCCCCAGagatgatttttttgtatcaTTATACAAGATTTTACTAGATGCTTAACCCCCGTATCACCAGATTcacacaaaaaaatatttaacgATCTAATTTTGTTCAGAATCATTTTTCGTCCGAGTTTTTTCAATTgcatcatttttttttcggaTATCCTAAAATTAAACCCAAGCGTTTCACAAAAGACGATCTCTTGTTGCACTTCTAGGGTGTCTTCTCTCTTAATCCATAAGTTATTCACGTTCTTGTATGAGCCAAACAGCGAAATTATGTCTAGTTTTAAAGTCCCCTAAGGTCTAAAACTATATAGGTTCAATCATAcatcatttttaaagtatTATCATTTGGCTTTGAATTTTTCAGTTATTGCACTCTTTTagatcattaaaaaaaaacaatgaaCTGAACGAATTTGGTGGAAATactttatgaaaatattctatAACACATTGACCGAAACTTCTAGATGATAAGTGGCCACCGCAGTCAACAAAACAAGGTTGCTATGCCAAAGACTAATGAGAGTGCGAATGTTTATTTAAGCGTTTCCttcaatattaatatattgatGTCTCTATCGGGGTCCAGCCCTTGCCCGTCAATTATATCTATTGTGAATCTGTCTGTACACGCATCGAGATAAATAATAGTCTACATAACAGAATTAGAATGACAAACATATGACGAGGTTTTAATCCAAAAGCGTAATTAATGAAGTTTTAAGAGTTCTCTTTTTATAGTATCAGTTAAATAGGGTTTAACCCCTAGAtcctataaaaatatatgtaaAGGGGTTCTTACCTTATTTTtgcaaaaagaaaaagaacgacaaaaaataatcatttaaaaatacgCACCTATTGTATAGCGtcgtaaaaaattataatagaagACAAGTAAATATTGTAGAGGAAAATTCCGAGTACAATTTAATTCCACATCAAAGAACAGGTAGGCGGAtgtaatatttcaaaaagatttttGCAGAAGATTAAATCTCAAATCaaaatgataatattttataaattttctagggtactataaatattggaAAAAATCTTGGGttacacaaaaaaattatcaaatggtcatttataatgtagaacattcattttttttattaaacaaattCTTGTTCtgtttttatagaaatatgTCTTATATTCAATTCCTCAAATTCATTTATCACAAATACCTAAAACagttattttaaaatttaatatcgGGGAGGGGGGAAACTATATTGcctaaaatctttttttacattcagttatgttttttttcattaaatgttatttacaataaaactAATTATTCTCCCATATAATATACGcaaatgttttttactttatagAGGTGATATTATaacttaaaaaactttatataattttttttctttaaattatttatatagcGACTCTGTTATTTGtagatttaaataaataaataaacgataattataatgaaattaaattttttttatactacTTTGATTTTGGAGAGtaaatatattagaaaacaCTTTTACGACAtagtttaaatatataaagtgaatatatttagacaaaaaaatattgttttataaacttattaaataaattatatttacatGCAGctaatatttattgttaCTCTCTAAAAATGACTTGAGATTGTTATAACAATTAACGATAAAAGTTGAAAGAATTTATCTTCTAAATAGGTATTATAATACGATATAAAATCATCTGTGTGCGTATTTATTTCTATGTCAATCATTAGTTATTTTCCATGCGcacaattatataaataaaaactcttacggattattaaaatctCCAACTAATTCTCCATTTGAATATTGAtgatttttgtttatttccatttttaatttcgtTGCAGCTAGAAGAATTCgctttttcaaaaatgttttcttttgataaaaaattgttttttaacattttattttttacagaattattataatgCTCTGTAGAATTGTTTCGTCTTGGGAATTCGCCTCTTATTTGATATTCTAAGTTTGtatcaaatttttcaaatacaAATTCATCACTTACCTCTATTTTTCTTGAatcaatattataattatttgcaatttttttttcatgtttTGTTTGTGAAACATCTTCTGCTTCAAATGTATTGATATCATTTTTCAATACAAAACTTTCATTATGGTTTGAcctatttaaatatttttttatagttttaggcccagaaaattttaataaattgtttaGATAATATGCGGGAATAAATGGATTTGTTTGCTCTCCAAAGTATTTATAAGAATTTCGAAATTCtagattatataaatttatgctatcattaaaaacaatcGGTTCACTTGTCACGTATGTGTTGACAGTTGTTAAATCCTTCGATAGCATTagatctataaaaattttttttttctcccatataaaatttttgagaCTACTACATATTCactctttaaaaatttattaatcttATCTTTATCATTAggattcaaaattttataacaatttaaaagatgTTCCAAggtaattttttcttcagGTGTTATCGGTTCGAAATAGTATGGGGCAGTATTTTTACCTAGTTCCGATCTCTGAttataagtttttatagattCTTTATCACAATCTATATCAACTAACTCTGTGATTAGATAGGTCCCGGgcaaaatattatgttttaaagTCATGAATACATCCGCATTGTCACTATTTGGAACTACAAACAAATACGTTACACAAAGCATTGAAATATTactaaaaagaaaaaacatCATGGggcaataaaatttattcataaataaacaattaattttgtttaatcaatatttttttgtgtgTTTTAcgaataatataaattaagtAGATCGTTGAAAAAGTATGAAATTTCAAttcatatataattatagataaagtgttagaaatatttgtttcATGAAATcaacaatattaaaagattaCAAACAAACATTATATTATTCTTATCAATGTTTTTGGGATCCAAacaaatcataaatttaaaatattcaaaaaaaactcAAATAAACAGACTGAAGTTTTTGTTAATAAACAATGAAACTCTtggaaaaattaataaatttagtttTACAAAAGCATTTAGATTAACGTCTAGCAGTCAATTTAGCAAACTAGAGAATGACTCATTAATAACCAGATAATAAAGTTTATTTCATTACTgttgtattatttaaaaatttatatatttacctttttattttatgaataaagatcttaaaaataaaaatttttatcgcGAAGgtcattaaaattaaaatttttatttttttacatacttgaacaatttttagaacatatatatttacaataaaataaaaaaatagtttgctatttttttctaaccTGAACagaataaaatgaaaattacGTTGTgaacatatataaattgtaaattattGTATTCCAATGTTTTATTGCGCAGTGCACAGTCTGACACACTTGTTtgcaaaaatattcaaaattgaaatacaatatgttttttaaatcgaCATAATTGATCTGTTTTACCTTACTAATTACTataactttttattatgttttaatgaaaaattaaccacttagataaaaaaattgtaaatttgtattttctcATCTTTGGATAAATTAGGTAAAATTatgttctttttttaataaatatatttggtCCTTTGAGTGTTGCTATTACATAGAATtgaattaattatatttatttagacatttttttatatcataaatTATCCAAAGAAGGCTCGTTGTCTATTGAACACTAgttcaatattttattttaatattcaGAGGGAATGTTTTCAGCAAAATCAGTAAAGTGATAGATATCTGTATCattcaaatttatcttaTAGATCATACGTTCCGGAGAAAATATCAGTCTATCACTcgttttataatattcgagatttaaattttttgaaattttaattaaactAACATGATATTTCTTTCTCAAATCAATTTGAAGTGTTGTTCTTAGAGTtgttttacttttatttaGCACGTGTGCCAGATAAATTACTTCGACATCATTACTactaaagttttttaaattattctcaaaattttgtttatcttCAAACGTCAATTCTTCAAAAACATATGGATTATTGCCTATTTCAAGTTCGGTTTTGTTAtcgtattttttaataataccATTTATAGTATGATCTTCTTCCATTTCAGAAATTATAATCGTAGAGTATTTACAGTCGTAAATATTATCAAACATACTTATGTATATTTCCGACTCATTTGCATTCTTTCTGGCTATGAACAGAATGTCGAAACATTCAATAAAGCAcaaatttagaatataGAATATCAtgggggtaaaaaatatcagcttttaaaaaaatataaattaaatttttaatttttttgggtattttaattgtgcttaaaaatatatgtttGAAGAgtaaatataagaaatagactgaaatttaaatttttgatcaagagaaatttaatttccttttttaaCATAAATTGGAATGATAATTCTAAATATCAAGTAAAactatattaaatattcgaatatttatataatctttAATTGACTTTTGACAATCAAATCACAAAAAAAGGTTAAAGAAACTCTTAGCTTTGCAAAAACAATTACAACAATtgtaatgtttttaaatttgtagaAAGAACCATGCTTATCCTTTAATTTAAGCACTTTATAATTCGAAGGTCCTTATATCTTGGATTTTAGTAAAACTAGGTACActtatatataattgaCAAAACCAATTGTAATTTAACTCAAATATAATCGTAGTGCATTAAGTTCATACATGGgtaaatattgaaaacGTGTCGCCTCTTGCACGTTAAGCAATCTTTGTCTCCACAAAAGTTTTTTGGTTATACTTTATTTGTATTTGAAATAATAGTTagaaacaaattttaataagtttCCGTTTATTTCCggatttaaaaataggATTTAAGCATTAAACGCATCAATCCTAACAAAATGACAATtgctaaaaaaaattttcaacaAAGACATTTCATTTTGTGAATAGTCTTGATTCATCTACGCATTTTGAAGAAGTTTTAAGCAGAcaagtatttttaacaaGTTATTATAGCATAATACGAAAGCCTTTTGCAAATACATAACCAGGGTTCAATTTcggaattttttttatttgtgttgacaaattttaaatgtttgtAAATGctacaataatatttaattgaaAGGATAAAAACATAAGGAGTTACAGGTGAACATACGTTTAGCTTAGAATCCAtcttaaaacaaaaaaaaaaaattctaccAAAGATTCTTCAATGTACTTAAAAGACTGGTTTGTGCGGTAATAGACTTGCTTGTAAACCAcagatgaaaaaatttgagCCAAGATGATATATAGACAAATATATCACAATTTTCTAAGACATATCTTGTAGGCTTTGTGTAACGCTGCCAAATATTTTCGGGGAAGTGGTAAGTATTTACATAATGCAAGCTGTTGATGTGATGGTTTATTAATAAGGAAAAGagataagaaataaagtAACCTAAGATTTTAATGTGTATTAAATTCTtctttgttattttttgcaCGAGAAAATTTCTCTAAtgatacaattttttagacTTATTATCAACCGGATTAGTTTTAGTTATCAATGCCTACAATTAGATATCTGCATTGAAGGAACAAAACAAGATTTatgataataattttacgaTTTCAGCtgtagatttttttttttctcaaCCTATTActtgataaaaaacaatcttATGTAATGAAATTTGGGTTTTCtgtaaaacaatattttttagaggtattaaataaacaaattctaaaaattctGCATTTTTTAGAGAATTTATACTGAATAATACGGAAATTTCGAactagaaataaaaagcaTGAATGATGATTTTATGTCTGATTAGATTTTGTTCTATGTGCCACattgaaaaaatgtaatataaTAACGTCAGTATCAAAAGGTAAATACAATTTAAccttaatttaaatacttagtataattaaattgataaattttgcAAAACAACAACAATGATTGTATAAATACACttgatttattatttttttttctaatatatttgCTAATAATAGTACgaaatcatattttttttttctacgTTAACTTcagtattttattttatggtGTATTTGGCCAAATGTGattaaaatgaagaaaataGTATCATGttactttttatatatttttaagatcaTATATTACGCCTGAAAATTTTAGCATTTCGTCACAAAACAATGCCCCAGTTGACAatgtgtttttaaaatggaATATCAAAAAGGCtaattatttcatttatcaaaaaagcCGTAATTTgagttcaaaaaaaaacaaaaatttcttaatgAGCTTATGGTTAAATCAATATTAAAGTAATATGTAAACTAAAATTTTGGTTAgatttttaagaatttttaatgtaataCATCACACAAAGATCTTAACCAAAAGACAGCTAAGTATATCTAAATTTCGTTTTTATGACATATATCATAATACTGAGGAAAAGGGACGATCTAACGCTAAGCAAAgagtattattttttatacattttcagcatataaaatattaattataaaattatcttcTGTATACGAACACAtacttctatttttttaattttattttttgtagatTTTGTATACACATTAAATTATCTACGTATGGTCattagatttaaaattgttatTTTGAGTATAACTCGATAATTATTTGATCCTATTTACCTGAAATATATTAACAACGATGTACAACAAAGTAAAAATGTGTCATatagattaaaaatacGTAGTTCTAAacataatttcttctttgttataaaatctaataaaatcaataaatctcatttcaattaaaatatatttaaaagaggaaaatattatatttttttatttgttataatgtttaaataaacaaacattCAAATGCAACTTATTTATGATACGTTATTTAATGATGAGATTAGTTAATCAAATAAATCAGTTATTTTgtgattttttagtaaatattacaaaaaataatttcaacATCCTCTTAGATTATAAgtgataaaaaatgattgaTAGTCGATggcaaaaaattattttaggtttataatcattttaggaattttacaataaaacatatacttaaattaaaatatacaattataAACTTCTATTGAGCAACAAAATTCTAGTTTACTTTCATAATTAAGTcatattgaattttattgaatctttttgattatatataaaaacaatcaTTTACATATCCCTATGTTTATTATGATTTTCTACCTATTAATTGTAGGTTGTTCGGATATTCTAGATATTTACAGAACAGACGGTAGAGAAACAGatacaatttatattgcTCTGTCAGATATATCGTGTATTGGCAgttattcaaaaatatttttacttaCAGAATTTAGGGAAACGGATAGTAATcatgaattttttcaaatttttgacGGAAGATTGGGAACAAACTATAATACTTGTGCGTATTGTTTTGAAGCACTAACTCAAGAGGAAgtagaaaattataagtattttttaaatatgaagCATGCAACTAGCGACGTTAATGCACCAAGAAATCTaatgaatattttcaataataataaacttATCATGAAAGCGTACTTcccaaaaaataatacaaaaaaaacaagttTATATATTGGTGCACTGCACGTCTTCCAAGATCAATCTTCAATGTATTATTCTATAAGTGCAAAGCTCCAATGGTATggtcataatttttatgataaaattgTATGGTTAGACAACCACAGATATACTTCTAATATTAGAGCAGACTATATTCCAACTCAATAtagagaaaatttttttagaatggggaaatatattcatttccagaattttataaagaacAGACAAATGAATGAATATGAATcgaaaagtatttttttaaaaattaccAAACAATCGCCTAGGTCAAATCTTTGCGGAAATCAATCTTCAAAATTGACCAAAGattcaaaatcaaaaaatatatttaaaagtatatttacttctaatagaaattaaataattttcttaaaatcgAAGACAAaagtttattattaatatataaacgAGCAttatagaatataaaatctgGACAAGTCATGCACTATTGAATTCTCACTTTTCAAATAAACTTGTCAATA
Proteins encoded in this window:
- a CDS encoding putative SP-containing protein, which gives rise to MMFFLFSNISMLCVTYLFVVPNSDNADVFMTLKHNILPGTYLITELVDIDCDKESIKTYNQRSELGKNTAPYYFEPITPEEKITLEHLLNCYKILNPNDKDKINKFLKSEYVDLTTVNTYVTSEPIVFNDSINLYNLEFRNSYKYFGEQTNPFIPAYYLNNLLKFSGPKTIKKYLNRSNHNESFVLKNDINTFEAEDVSQTKHEKKIANNYNIDSRKIEVSDEFVFEKFDTNLEYQIRGEFPRRNNSTEHYNNSVKNKMLKNNFLSKENIFEKANSSSCNEIKNGNKQKSSIFKWRISWRF
- a CDS encoding putative SP-containing protein; its protein translation is MFIMIFYLLIVGCSDILDIYRTDGRETDTIYIALSDISCIGSYSKIFLLTEFRETDSNHEFFQIFDGRLGTNYNTCAYCFEALTQEEVENYKYFLNMKHATSDVNAPRNLMNIFNNNKLIMKAYFPKNNTKKTSLYIGALHVFQDQSSMYYSISAKLQWYGHNFYDKIVWLDNHRYTSNIRADYIPTQYRENFFRMGKYIHFQNFIKNRQMNEYESKSIFLKITKQSPRSNLCGNQSSKLTKDSKSKNIFKSIFTSNRN
- a CDS encoding putative SP-containing protein, yielding MIFYILNLCFIECFDILFIARKNANESEIYISMFDNIYDCKYSTIIISEMEEDHTINGIIKKYDNKTELEIGNNPYVFEELTFEDKQNFENNLKNFSSNDVEVIYLAHVLNKSKTTLRTTLQIDLRKKYHVSLIKISKNLNLEYYKTSDRLIFSPERMIYKINLNDTDIYHFTDFAENIPSEY